Proteins from one Oscillatoria nigro-viridis PCC 7112 genomic window:
- a CDS encoding DUF5340 domain-containing protein, which produces MEPIPLPSYIHYELLLQLLERKTMFAVSPQSPQQQQVHQLIITLRKALAIQKQLEQSCERSNLAVEHRWSLNEINHKGVKS; this is translated from the coding sequence ATGGAGCCAATCCCCCTTCCTTCGTACATTCATTATGAATTGCTACTTCAATTGTTAGAACGCAAAACGATGTTTGCTGTCAGTCCACAATCGCCGCAGCAGCAACAAGTGCACCAACTTATTATTACACTGCGTAAAGCCCTTGCCATTCAAAAGCAATTAGAACAAAGCTGCGAGCGATCGAACTTAGCGGTAGAACACCGCTGGTCTCTAAATGAAATTAACCACAAGGGAGTTAAAAGTTAA
- a CDS encoding histidine phosphatase family protein, producing the protein MSIWIIRHGQSQSNAGLATIGPHENALSELGDRQSRCIPTAVKQTPDLIVTSPYLRTQLTAQPLIQQFPHTPVEVWQVQEFTYLDLQFDQPTTTQARKPLSKAYWDRCDPEYVDGPNAESLVQLMERVRTTLNQLQQQSGFVVVFSHGFFIKAMLWQILANPTVIDAVAMNRLLGFSRGFPVPNASILQVEFDSDGIAHWSSFITNHLPPELESAAPDATAASDAGDRPS; encoded by the coding sequence GTGTCTATCTGGATTATTCGTCACGGTCAAAGTCAATCCAATGCAGGGTTGGCAACTATTGGACCGCATGAAAATGCCTTAAGTGAATTGGGCGATCGACAATCAAGATGTATTCCAACCGCCGTTAAACAAACTCCAGACTTGATTGTGACTTCACCTTATCTAAGAACACAACTCACTGCTCAACCATTGATTCAACAATTTCCACATACACCCGTTGAGGTTTGGCAAGTTCAGGAATTTACCTATCTAGACCTACAGTTCGACCAACCAACCACAACCCAGGCTCGCAAACCTTTGAGCAAAGCTTACTGGGACCGCTGCGACCCTGAATATGTCGATGGACCCAACGCCGAATCGTTGGTTCAACTGATGGAACGAGTCCGAACTACCCTCAACCAGTTACAACAACAATCGGGTTTTGTAGTTGTCTTTTCACATGGATTTTTTATCAAAGCAATGCTGTGGCAGATTTTGGCTAACCCAACGGTAATTGATGCCGTTGCGATGAATCGGCTTTTAGGATTTTCGCGAGGATTTCCAGTACCGAATGCGTCAATTTTGCAGGTGGAATTTGATTCAGATGGGATAGCTCATTGGAGTTCCTTCATCACCAATCATCTGCCACCGGAGCTAGAATCTGCAGCACCCGATGCAACTGCGGCCAGCGATGCAGGCGATCGACCCTCGTAA
- the trpC gene encoding indole-3-glycerol phosphate synthase TrpC — translation MLQIRRRPPSTSVSVLYLSYQIAVPDAAPQHILEEIVWEKEAEVAQKRDRTPLSELQKKLPFAPPTRDFLAALKNGKTTPAIIAEVKKASPSKGVIREDFDPVAIALAYQQNGASCISVLTDEKFFQGSFDNLAKIRAAVDLPLLCKEFIIYPYQIYLARIHGADAVLLIAAILSDKDLQYFVKIVKALGMTALIEVHTLEELDRVLTLEGVNLIGINNRNLADFSVSLETTSQLLASRHTEIQAKGILTVSESGIHTPADLAKVASAGAQAVLIGESLVKQPDPGAALASLADRPPSL, via the coding sequence ATGCTTCAAATCCGCCGCCGTCCCCCCAGCACATCAGTCTCCGTCCTCTACCTCAGCTACCAAATCGCCGTACCCGACGCCGCACCCCAGCACATCCTCGAAGAAATTGTCTGGGAAAAAGAAGCTGAAGTAGCCCAAAAGCGCGATCGCACTCCCTTATCCGAACTTCAGAAAAAACTCCCCTTTGCACCGCCAACTCGCGACTTTCTTGCCGCCCTTAAAAACGGCAAAACCACACCCGCTATCATCGCCGAAGTTAAAAAAGCTTCCCCCAGCAAAGGCGTAATTCGCGAAGATTTCGACCCAGTGGCGATCGCCCTAGCTTACCAACAAAACGGCGCTAGCTGCATCTCCGTACTTACCGATGAAAAGTTCTTTCAAGGCAGTTTCGACAACCTCGCTAAAATCCGTGCCGCCGTCGATTTACCCTTACTTTGCAAAGAGTTTATAATCTATCCCTACCAAATTTATCTTGCCCGCATTCACGGCGCTGATGCTGTATTGTTAATCGCAGCTATTCTATCTGACAAAGACTTACAATACTTTGTAAAAATTGTCAAGGCTTTGGGGATGACAGCTTTAATCGAAGTTCACACTCTCGAAGAACTCGATCGAGTATTAACCCTAGAAGGCGTTAACCTGATCGGCATCAACAACCGCAACTTAGCAGACTTTTCCGTCAGTTTAGAAACCACCAGCCAACTATTAGCCTCCCGCCACACCGAAATCCAAGCGAAAGGCATCCTCACAGTCAGCGAGTCAGGAATCCACACTCCCGCCGACCTAGCTAAAGTTGCCAGCGCCGGAGCCCAGGCCGTCCTCATAGGCGAATCTCTGGTCAAGCAGCCCGATCCGGGTGCAGCTTTAGCCTCGCTTGCCGATCGCCCTCCCAGCCTGTGA
- the urtA gene encoding urea ABC transporter substrate-binding protein, with amino-acid sequence MGARSSNPLEAAGPTREPIEIGVLHSLTGTMSISEISVKDATLLAVEEINAAGGVLGRPLEAVIEDGGSDLQTFAQKAKQLLLEAQVAVVFGCWTSASRKAVLPVFEQGQGLLFYPVQYEGLEQCPNIFYTGAAPNQQIVPGVNYLLAQGKRKIFLLGSDYIFPRTANRIVKAQLAALGGELAGEVYLPLGSREVGEAIAHILAVKPDAILNTLNGDSNVAFFQKLREAGVKPEDLPVMSVSVAEEEVRSIGPSNIAGHLVVWNYFQTVDTPENRKFVKAYKARYGENRVTDDPIEAAYLGVYLWKQAVEKAGSTNAVKVRAAAKNIEFAAPSGKVKIDGQTQHIWKTVRIGKVRVDGQIEEIWNSGAPVQPDPFLKAYPWAAPLATRGISLGTRASLSGLFVILVLITWMAVGVGWMGSVEMKNYLLTIEAASDPAAGVPEAAMAVLVQQTLLVASRTQHWLMGALGLSLIAGIVAFVSVSAIIRNLGWLRETAEQMASGDLTARSPVVSNDAIGVLSSTLNTMAQQISSLLNGLEVRQRQLEERSAELEIAKNAAEAANRAKSSFLANMTHELRTPLNAIIGYSELLQEEALELGEEEFVMDLASINIAGKQLLYIISDILDISKIEAGKMTLFLENFEVWDLIEQVVTTVQPMLGKNGNTLIVNCDRNIGTIYSDSSKLRQALLNLASNAAKFTDRGKITINVWKEKGEVLPIDNSEELSADPSRCQQPSIVFQVTDTGIGMTEDQVSRLFGAFTQADDSTTRKYGGTGLGLTISRKFCQMMGGDITVESEFDCGSTFTIRLPIAVTSPKEAQDDREIAEMQPKSSEELETSAAAAEAKQKAVRSQPLDLPDAATVLVIDDDPDARDLMTRCLSKQGFRVRSSASGQGGLLLAKELLPDAIILDVMMPSMDGWAVLSALKADRDLVDIPVIMITFLDDQNQGWELGAAEYVRKPVDYKRFAALLSKYQSLRK; translated from the coding sequence ATGGGAGCAAGGAGCAGTAACCCCCTCGAAGCAGCCGGCCCGACTCGTGAGCCGATCGAAATAGGCGTGTTGCATTCGCTGACGGGCACGATGTCCATCAGCGAAATTTCTGTTAAAGATGCGACGCTGTTGGCTGTTGAGGAAATTAATGCGGCGGGAGGGGTGCTCGGACGCCCCTTGGAAGCGGTGATAGAAGATGGAGGCAGCGATTTGCAGACTTTTGCTCAAAAAGCTAAGCAATTGCTCCTAGAAGCGCAGGTGGCGGTGGTATTTGGCTGTTGGACTTCGGCGAGCCGCAAAGCTGTACTGCCGGTTTTCGAGCAGGGCCAAGGGTTGCTGTTCTATCCGGTGCAGTATGAAGGGCTAGAACAGTGTCCGAATATTTTCTACACTGGTGCTGCCCCGAACCAACAGATTGTGCCTGGGGTGAATTACTTGCTGGCACAGGGAAAGCGGAAAATTTTCCTGTTGGGCTCGGATTATATTTTTCCCCGCACGGCAAATCGGATTGTGAAAGCTCAACTGGCGGCACTGGGGGGAGAGTTGGCGGGGGAAGTGTATCTGCCGTTGGGATCGAGGGAAGTGGGCGAGGCGATCGCACATATCTTAGCAGTGAAACCAGATGCTATTCTCAACACTCTCAACGGCGACAGCAATGTGGCTTTTTTCCAAAAGTTGCGGGAAGCGGGCGTGAAACCCGAGGATTTGCCGGTGATGTCGGTCAGCGTAGCAGAAGAGGAAGTGCGATCGATCGGGCCGTCCAATATTGCTGGACATTTGGTGGTATGGAACTATTTTCAAACGGTTGATACACCGGAAAATCGTAAATTTGTCAAGGCTTATAAAGCCCGATACGGGGAAAATCGAGTCACCGATGACCCGATCGAAGCGGCTTATTTGGGCGTTTACCTGTGGAAGCAAGCAGTAGAAAAAGCTGGTTCGACAAATGCGGTTAAAGTCAGGGCGGCTGCTAAAAATATTGAGTTTGCAGCGCCTTCGGGCAAGGTAAAAATAGATGGCCAAACGCAGCATATCTGGAAAACAGTGCGGATTGGCAAGGTGAGGGTGGACGGTCAAATTGAGGAGATTTGGAATTCCGGCGCACCGGTGCAACCAGATCCTTTTCTCAAAGCCTATCCTTGGGCGGCGCCACTTGCTACGAGGGGGATTTCTCTGGGAACTCGGGCGTCTTTGAGCGGGCTGTTTGTCATCTTGGTACTGATAACTTGGATGGCGGTGGGAGTCGGGTGGATGGGTTCTGTGGAGATGAAGAACTATTTGCTGACAATAGAGGCTGCCTCCGATCCGGCGGCGGGGGTTCCCGAGGCAGCTATGGCGGTGCTGGTGCAGCAAACTCTCTTGGTGGCGAGCCGCACTCAGCACTGGCTGATGGGGGCTTTGGGTTTGAGTTTGATCGCGGGGATAGTGGCTTTTGTGTCGGTGTCGGCAATTATTCGGAATCTCGGCTGGCTGCGGGAAACTGCCGAACAGATGGCGAGCGGTGATTTGACGGCTCGATCGCCTGTGGTTTCTAATGACGCGATCGGCGTGCTATCTTCTACTCTCAATACAATGGCTCAGCAAATTAGCAGTTTGCTCAACGGTTTGGAAGTGCGACAGCGGCAGCTAGAGGAACGATCGGCCGAATTGGAAATCGCCAAGAATGCTGCCGAAGCTGCCAACCGGGCGAAAAGCTCTTTTTTGGCAAATATGACTCACGAGTTGCGGACGCCTTTGAATGCGATTATCGGCTACAGCGAGCTGCTGCAAGAAGAGGCTCTGGAACTCGGCGAAGAAGAGTTTGTGATGGATTTGGCAAGCATTAATATCGCAGGCAAGCAGTTGCTCTACATTATTAGTGACATCTTGGATATTTCTAAAATTGAAGCAGGAAAGATGACTCTTTTCTTGGAGAATTTTGAGGTGTGGGATTTGATCGAGCAGGTTGTCACTACTGTTCAACCCATGCTAGGGAAAAATGGCAACACTTTGATCGTCAATTGCGATCGCAATATTGGCACGATCTACTCCGATTCGTCGAAGCTGCGGCAAGCGCTGTTAAATTTGGCGAGCAATGCTGCTAAGTTTACCGATCGAGGCAAAATTACGATTAATGTTTGGAAGGAAAAAGGGGAGGTTTTGCCGATCGACAATTCCGAAGAACTCTCGGCAGATCCTTCTCGGTGTCAACAGCCTTCGATCGTTTTTCAAGTAACCGATACCGGCATCGGCATGACTGAGGATCAGGTGTCGAGGCTGTTCGGAGCTTTTACCCAAGCAGACGATTCTACTACCCGCAAATACGGCGGCACCGGTTTGGGGCTGACAATTAGCCGGAAGTTTTGCCAGATGATGGGCGGAGACATTACCGTTGAGAGCGAATTTGATTGCGGTTCTACTTTTACGATCCGGTTGCCGATTGCGGTTACAAGCCCGAAAGAAGCCCAGGACGATCGAGAAATCGCAGAAATGCAGCCGAAGTCTTCCGAGGAGTTAGAAACGAGTGCAGCGGCGGCTGAAGCGAAGCAAAAAGCAGTGCGATCGCAACCGCTGGATCTCCCCGATGCTGCTACTGTGCTGGTGATTGACGACGATCCAGACGCGCGGGATTTGATGACCCGCTGCTTGTCTAAACAGGGATTTCGGGTGCGATCGTCGGCTAGCGGTCAAGGGGGGCTTCTGTTGGCTAAGGAGTTGCTGCCCGACGCGATTATTCTGGACGTGATGATGCCGAGTATGGACGGCTGGGCGGTGCTGTCGGCATTGAAAGCCGATCGAGATTTGGTTGATATTCCAGTGATTATGATAACTTTTTTGGACGACCAAAATCAGGGTTGGGAATTGGGAGCGGCGGAGTATGTGAGGAAGCCTGTGGATTACAAGCGCTTTGCTGCTTTATTGAGTAAATATCAGAGTCTGAGGAAGTAG
- a CDS encoding pyridoxal-phosphate-dependent aminotransferase family protein yields the protein MDNKLMLMIPGPTPVPEAALLAMAKHPMGHRSKEFDAIFAECTENLKWLHQTKSDVLSLTVSGTGAMEAGIINFLSAGDRVLVGCNGKFGERWAEVAEAYGLNAEIIKAEWGQPLDPENFREKLEADTEKQIKAVIITHSETSTGVLNDLETINRHVKAHGEALIMVDAVTSLGAVNIPMDAWGIDVIASGSQKAYMIPPGLGFVAVSPKAWEAYKTAKLPRYYLDLGKYSKDAAKNTTPFTPPVNMFFALQASLQMMKTEGLENVFARHKRLMTTTRAAVKALGLPLFAADDAASPAITSVMPPASVDAQKVRTLMRKRFDIALADGQDHLKGKIFRIGHLGFVCDRDILAAISSLEVVLRELGHEGCTPGAGVAAAAKFLAES from the coding sequence ATGGACAACAAATTAATGCTGATGATTCCCGGCCCGACGCCGGTGCCTGAAGCGGCATTGTTAGCGATGGCAAAACACCCGATGGGCCACCGCAGCAAGGAATTTGACGCGATTTTTGCAGAATGTACGGAAAACTTGAAATGGCTGCACCAAACAAAAAGTGACGTGCTGAGTTTAACGGTTTCCGGTACCGGCGCGATGGAAGCTGGGATAATTAATTTCTTGAGTGCGGGCGATCGAGTTTTAGTCGGATGCAACGGCAAATTTGGCGAACGCTGGGCTGAAGTCGCCGAAGCTTACGGTTTAAACGCCGAAATTATTAAAGCCGAGTGGGGCCAACCTTTAGACCCGGAAAACTTCCGCGAAAAACTCGAAGCAGATACAGAGAAGCAAATCAAAGCTGTCATCATCACCCACTCGGAAACCTCCACCGGCGTCCTCAACGACCTCGAAACCATCAACCGCCACGTTAAAGCCCACGGCGAAGCTTTAATTATGGTCGATGCTGTCACTAGCTTAGGCGCTGTCAATATTCCGATGGACGCTTGGGGCATCGATGTCATTGCTTCGGGTTCTCAGAAAGCTTACATGATTCCTCCAGGTTTGGGTTTTGTGGCCGTCAGTCCCAAAGCTTGGGAAGCCTACAAAACTGCTAAACTGCCCCGCTATTATTTGGATTTGGGCAAATATAGCAAAGACGCTGCCAAAAATACCACTCCTTTTACTCCTCCTGTCAATATGTTTTTTGCCCTGCAAGCATCGCTGCAGATGATGAAAACAGAAGGGTTGGAAAATGTTTTCGCGCGGCACAAACGGTTGATGACAACGACTCGCGCTGCTGTAAAAGCTTTAGGTTTGCCGTTGTTTGCCGCTGATGATGCCGCGAGTCCTGCGATTACTTCGGTGATGCCGCCAGCATCCGTAGATGCTCAAAAAGTGCGGACTTTGATGAGAAAGAGATTTGACATTGCTCTCGCCGACGGACAAGACCATTTGAAAGGTAAAATCTTCCGAATCGGTCATTTGGGCTTTGTGTGCGATCGCGATATTCTAGCAGCAATTTCCTCTTTAGAAGTCGTGTTGCGAGAATTGGGTCATGAAGGCTGCACTCCTGGTGCCGGCGTTGCCGCTGCTGCCAAATTCTTGGCTGAATCCTAA
- a CDS encoding CsbD family protein — protein sequence MSTKDRAKATGNNIAGAAQEALGNVTGDPKDKAEGKAKQAKAEAGHAIEDVKDEIKKKLD from the coding sequence ATGAGCACTAAAGATAGAGCAAAGGCAACTGGCAACAACATCGCAGGCGCTGCTCAAGAAGCCCTAGGCAATGTTACTGGCGATCCGAAGGATAAAGCAGAAGGCAAAGCCAAGCAGGCAAAAGCTGAAGCTGGTCACGCGATCGAAGATGTAAAAGATGAGATCAAAAAGAAACTAGACTAA